The following coding sequences lie in one Prionailurus viverrinus isolate Anna chromosome X, UM_Priviv_1.0, whole genome shotgun sequence genomic window:
- the LOC125157089 gene encoding translation initiation factor IF-2-like: protein MGTLGEAGLGHPGLGSPGRGSGGRMGELGRTEDPLSVGSSRSGGQRGGGPRCCQETRSTPAQSYEVSPCRRPGEPLHRAARGGRRPVTEPGRCVPETFRPRSEGHEFPSSAATHTGRPRGAGGLGGNTEGGTLAPRTQAPARKATPSGSRGKPLVGMRPRGVSGLPHPGLKRLAGRGGARGPGPRRRRRRRRLPAAPRIPSGAGRAQSLVGFEGLCELCS from the exons ATGGGGACACTGGGCGAGGCTGGACTTGGGCATCCGGGTCTCGGATCACCTGGACGGGGGAGTGGGGGTCGGATGGGTGAGCTGGGGAGAACCGAGGACCCGCTGTCTGTTGGGAGCAGCCGCTccggtgggcagaggggaggagggcccagGTGCTGTCAGGAGACCAGGTCCACCCCAGCCCAGAGCTACGAAGTCAGTCCGTGCCGCAGGCCCGgggagcccctgcatcgggcggCCAGAGGTGGCCGGCGCCCCGTCACTGAGCCTGGGCGGTGCGTCCCAGAGACCTTCAGACCGCGGTCTGAGGGGCACGAGTTCCCATCGTCAGCGGCCACGCACACAGGCCGTCCCCGGGGTGCAGGAGGCCTCGGAGGGAACACCGAGGGAGGGACTCTGGCCCCCAGAACGCAGGCCCCGGCCCGGAAGGCGACCCCTAGCGGCAGCCGAGGGAAGCCCCTAGTGGGAATGAGGCCCCGCGGGGTGTCTGGACTTCCGCATCCGGGTCTCAAGAGactggcggggcggggcggggcgagggggccTGGGCCTCGGCGTCGGCGTCGGCGTCGGCGTCTTCCGGCCGCGCCTCGAATCCCGTCAGGCGCGGGAAGGGCGCAGAGCCTCGTGGGCTTCgag ggGCTCTGCGAGCTCTGCAGTTGA